In a genomic window of Chthonomonadales bacterium:
- a CDS encoding peptidylprolyl isomerase has product MPKGNPARRRSNARSILSITHWRRFATHRIIYLGIAGIFGLGIIAYFGGSPGAGGGPMSAAGDGADAPIATVNGVPITRAEYERVWQMARRQRPSGSEAEAASLQGMILGSLIDNAILQAAARRQRSRVSDADVDRAIAEIRKERAGAQTKPLSDSDLLALTGSASMGELRDRMREQLVPRVLGQALAGTAKLSETDLQNSYDEIKVRHILVAVSTSPRPAEHSLPDEQARRKAEQILKEIRAGGNFAKLADEYTDDPSNAPKRYDPKLKKTVPAGPAKGGDLGWYRRGGGFDKAFEEAAFALKPGEVSGVVKTPFGYHIIKVDAVRRNLPKDFAQSKAKLLDDFRNQKASEALQQLLEKERKTAKIVWDDPSMEWRYEYARANPMGMGMMIGGAAPDAQDALLARTRTYADAHPADGAASLVLGQMLYQKYIMAGLSLPGATKQPPADRSKLRDEVIATYENALKDTEDTTTRMTLARLYQEAGNKDKALEHYEMVQRLLSWDDTPESKYTRQQLQQAFKELGKPKLAAQEAKKVAEISERERQEAKERAAQEAKERAEARARDEAARQQRKANTPGDAAKPTGDQGSLLTPPTSAPTPPGP; this is encoded by the coding sequence ATGCCTAAGGGAAACCCCGCTCGGCGCAGGAGCAACGCGCGCAGCATCCTCTCCATCACGCACTGGCGCCGGTTCGCGACGCATCGCATCATCTATCTGGGTATCGCCGGCATCTTTGGCCTGGGCATCATCGCCTACTTCGGCGGCAGCCCCGGCGCCGGCGGAGGCCCTATGTCTGCTGCCGGCGACGGCGCCGACGCGCCCATCGCCACGGTGAACGGCGTGCCCATCACGCGCGCGGAGTACGAGCGCGTCTGGCAGATGGCCCGGCGCCAGCGGCCCAGCGGCAGCGAGGCCGAGGCCGCCAGCCTGCAGGGCATGATCCTCGGCTCCCTGATCGACAACGCCATCCTGCAGGCCGCCGCCAGGCGACAGCGCAGCCGCGTCTCGGACGCGGACGTGGACCGCGCCATCGCCGAGATTCGCAAGGAGAGGGCCGGCGCTCAGACCAAACCGCTGAGCGACAGCGACCTGCTGGCTCTCACCGGCTCGGCGAGCATGGGCGAGCTGCGCGACCGGATGCGCGAGCAACTCGTTCCGCGCGTGCTCGGCCAGGCGCTGGCAGGGACCGCGAAGCTTAGCGAGACCGACCTCCAGAACAGCTACGACGAGATCAAGGTGCGCCACATCCTGGTGGCGGTCAGCACCTCGCCCCGCCCGGCCGAGCACTCGCTGCCGGACGAGCAGGCGCGGCGGAAGGCCGAGCAGATCCTGAAGGAGATCCGGGCCGGAGGCAACTTCGCGAAGCTGGCGGACGAGTACACTGACGACCCCTCCAACGCGCCCAAGCGCTACGACCCCAAGCTCAAGAAGACCGTGCCGGCGGGACCGGCGAAGGGAGGAGACCTGGGCTGGTACCGCCGGGGTGGCGGATTCGACAAGGCCTTCGAGGAGGCCGCATTCGCGCTGAAGCCCGGCGAGGTGAGCGGCGTGGTCAAGACGCCCTTCGGCTACCACATCATCAAGGTCGACGCTGTGCGACGAAACCTTCCGAAGGACTTCGCGCAGAGCAAGGCCAAGCTCCTCGATGACTTCCGCAACCAGAAGGCCTCCGAGGCGCTCCAGCAGCTTCTGGAGAAGGAGCGCAAGACCGCGAAGATCGTCTGGGATGACCCGTCGATGGAGTGGCGCTACGAGTATGCCAGGGCCAACCCGATGGGCATGGGCATGATGATCGGCGGCGCCGCGCCGGATGCCCAGGATGCCCTTCTGGCCAGGACTCGCACCTACGCGGATGCCCACCCAGCCGACGGCGCGGCGTCGCTCGTGCTCGGCCAGATGCTCTATCAGAAGTACATCATGGCCGGGCTTTCGCTGCCCGGCGCCACCAAGCAACCCCCAGCCGACCGCTCCAAGCTGCGCGACGAGGTGATCGCGACTTACGAGAACGCACTGAAGGACACCGAGGACACGACCACGCGGATGACGCTTGCCCGCCTCTACCAGGAGGCCGGCAACAAAGACAAGGCGCTCGAGCACTACGAGATGGTGCAGCGCCTGCTCTCGTGGGACGACACCCCGGAGTCCAAATACACACGCCAGCAGCTTCAGCAGGCGTTCAAGGAGCTCGGCAAGCCGAAACTGGCCGCCCAGGAGGCCAAGAAGGTCGCCGAGATCAGTGAGCGCGAACGTCAGGAGGCGAAAGAGCGGGCGGCTCAAGAGGCGAAAGAGCGGGCCGAAGCCAGAGCCCGCGACGAAGCCGCCAGGCAGCAGCGCAAGGCGAACACCCCGGGGGACGCCGCGAAGCCCACTGGCGACCAGGGATCCCTGCTGACGCCTCCAACCAGCGCGCCGACGCCGCCCGGACCATAG
- a CDS encoding sugar phosphate isomerase/epimerase, translated as MQLTAITDEISQDFEHALDVLAEYGARAAELRGLWNVNIADLTREDVRRAKRALSERAMRVACLATPFFKCDLDDAAPAVAGRMHLARPRGMDEQMAMLRRCCELAHAFDTDLIRVFTFWRRDAYTPDIEDRIVAAFDEPLRLAEREQVTLALENEHACYVGTGAETARVLERLPSPNLRACWDPGNAYSAGETPYPDGYEAVRARVAHVHIKDGVMQPEGEGPRWCVVGEGDIDYPGHFAALARDGYAGFISLETHYIPAGGTPEDGSRPCLAALRRLIEANQPNA; from the coding sequence ATGCAGTTGACAGCCATCACGGACGAGATCTCGCAGGATTTCGAGCACGCGCTCGATGTGCTGGCCGAGTACGGCGCGCGGGCCGCCGAGCTTCGCGGCCTCTGGAACGTGAACATCGCCGACCTGACTCGCGAGGATGTGCGCCGCGCGAAGCGCGCCCTCTCCGAGCGCGCCATGCGCGTAGCCTGTCTGGCCACGCCCTTCTTCAAGTGCGATCTTGACGACGCCGCGCCCGCCGTGGCCGGTCGCATGCACCTGGCCCGCCCTCGCGGCATGGACGAGCAGATGGCCATGCTCCGGCGCTGCTGTGAGCTCGCCCACGCTTTCGACACCGACCTCATCCGCGTGTTCACGTTCTGGCGGCGCGACGCCTATACGCCGGACATCGAGGATCGCATCGTGGCCGCGTTCGACGAGCCGCTCCGGCTTGCCGAGCGCGAGCAGGTCACACTCGCGCTCGAGAACGAGCACGCATGCTACGTGGGCACGGGCGCCGAGACCGCGCGCGTGCTGGAGCGTCTGCCGAGCCCGAACCTGCGCGCCTGCTGGGACCCCGGCAATGCGTACTCAGCGGGCGAGACCCCCTATCCGGACGGCTACGAGGCTGTCAGAGCGCGCGTCGCGCACGTACATATCAAGGATGGCGTGATGCAGCCCGAAGGCGAAGGGCCCCGATGGTGCGTTGTCGGCGAGGGAGACATCGACTACCCGGGCCACTTCGCAGCCCTCGCACGCGACGGTTACGCCGGGTTCATCTCGCTCGAAACGCACTACATCCCCGCCGGCGGCACGCCCGAGGACGGCTCGCGTCCTTGCCTGGCGGCCCTGCGGAGACTGATTGAGGCCAACCAACCGAATGCCTAA
- the lexA gene encoding transcriptional repressor LexA — translation MTRGLTDKQDRILTFIVDYVADQGYPPSIREIGNAFGISSLRGVTVHLDALERKGYIKRASTSRSIAVIGKTGATSLSKNAAFLPVVGTIAAGTPITASENVECLVPVSHDLVRNVEGAFVLRVRGDSMIGEHIVPRDLVVIKPQASAENGDLVAVLLGDEATVKRIQFSDGRVRLMPANPAYEPIEVNREDSRVIGKVIGLLRNY, via the coding sequence ATGACACGAGGACTCACAGACAAGCAAGACCGTATCCTGACCTTCATCGTCGACTACGTGGCCGACCAGGGCTATCCCCCGAGCATCCGGGAGATCGGCAACGCATTCGGGATCTCCAGCCTGCGCGGGGTCACGGTTCACCTGGACGCGCTCGAGCGCAAGGGCTACATCAAGCGCGCCAGCACGTCGCGCTCCATCGCCGTCATCGGCAAGACGGGCGCGACCTCCCTGAGCAAGAACGCCGCCTTTCTGCCCGTCGTCGGCACGATCGCCGCCGGCACGCCGATCACCGCCAGTGAGAACGTCGAGTGCCTCGTTCCTGTGTCGCACGACCTTGTGCGCAACGTCGAGGGCGCGTTCGTCCTGCGCGTGCGCGGCGACAGCATGATCGGCGAGCACATCGTTCCGCGCGACCTCGTGGTGATCAAGCCCCAGGCGAGCGCGGAGAACGGCGATCTGGTGGCCGTGCTTCTCGGCGACGAGGCCACCGTCAAGCGCATCCAGTTCAGCGATGGGCGCGTCCGGCTCATGCCGGCGAACCCCGCCTACGAGCCGATCGAGGTCAATCGGGAGGATAGCCGGGTGATCGGCAAAGTGATCGGCCTTCTCCGCAACTACTGA
- the tsaB gene encoding tRNA (adenosine(37)-N6)-threonylcarbamoyltransferase complex dimerization subunit type 1 TsaB, with protein MLTLALETSGALCGVALCDEAGVVAERAFRHRMRLVERLTADTDALLAEAGVRLTDVDAFAIDVGPGSYTGLRVGVMTAKTWAAVLGKPLAAVSSLEAAAAPFACAEGVPVVAALRGRAGVLFAQAFEDGRPAPGRLAAGAYAPAALSAAAAPLVILAASDYAEAEEARRALEAAGARVVRGLAPPPRAGLIGRLGAMRVARGETGDPLAVVPLYLSAPAIGPRP; from the coding sequence GTGCTGACACTGGCGCTGGAAACGAGCGGCGCGCTCTGCGGGGTCGCGTTGTGCGACGAGGCGGGCGTCGTCGCCGAACGCGCGTTCCGGCACCGCATGCGCCTGGTGGAGCGACTGACGGCCGACACCGATGCCTTGCTCGCGGAGGCGGGAGTCCGGCTGACCGACGTGGATGCATTCGCGATCGACGTCGGTCCCGGCTCATACACCGGTCTGCGCGTGGGCGTCATGACCGCCAAGACGTGGGCGGCCGTTCTGGGCAAGCCGCTGGCCGCCGTCTCGTCGCTGGAAGCGGCGGCCGCCCCCTTCGCATGCGCCGAGGGCGTGCCGGTCGTCGCGGCTCTCCGCGGACGCGCGGGCGTACTCTTTGCGCAGGCGTTCGAGGACGGGCGGCCCGCGCCGGGACGCCTGGCCGCGGGCGCCTACGCGCCCGCGGCCCTGAGCGCCGCGGCGGCGCCACTGGTGATCCTGGCGGCCAGCGACTACGCGGAGGCGGAGGAGGCACGGCGCGCACTCGAGGCGGCCGGGGCGCGCGTGGTGCGCGGGCTCGCCCCGCCACCCAGGGCCGGGCTGATCGGTCGCCTCGGCGCGATGCGCGTCGCCCGGGGGGAGACGGGCGATCCGCTCGCGGTCGTCCCCCTCTACCTGTCGGCGCCGGCCATCGGCCCGCGACCCTGA